From one Triticum aestivum cultivar Chinese Spring chromosome 4B, IWGSC CS RefSeq v2.1, whole genome shotgun sequence genomic stretch:
- the LOC123092323 gene encoding protein transport protein Sec61 subunit alpha: MADRWLELPNLALQVVGILPEVQRPSSMVPRCQKVAYTAISLLIYLVGSQLPVYGYGVRSPSVADSQYWVDMPDCNSVMSAGIMPLVLSEAVLHFLLWCKVLRANNPEDRMLLSRVQKLVGIIFAADFSVCRVLISPILGKLTLGQSILIVLQHFFGSVIVIYLDDLLKKGYGFLSSIPLFSATDICTSIFWKAFSPCIIKLYGGQHGDQHGEALTSSLIHRFVGNGNYKLSSMHKVYGCRDLPEMASVLSTCAFFLLVLSLQGFHAMLPLRSSEVPSMQMNYAIKLSYLSFAPLLFQDVMAIFLYIISELLYVKFGEKNKVVILLGKWKKSRYFGQAVPVSGLAYYVTTPPTLAEVGRHPFLTLVYALWQLLGCGLTSFSLFSALAGCLGSDEM, translated from the exons ATGGCAGATCGCTGGCTGGAGCTGCCCAATCTGGCCCTGCAAGTGGTGGGGATCTTACCGGAGGTCCAGAGGCCTAGCAGCATGGTCCCTCGCTGCCAGAAGGTGGCTTACACGGCCATTTCCCTCCTCATCTACCTTGTCGGCAGCCAACTGCCTGTGTATGGATATGGAGTCCGTTCTCCATCGGTTGCTGACTCTCAGTACTGGGTTGACATGCCCGACTGCAACTCCGTCATGTCTGCTGGGATCATGCCCCTTGTTCTGTCTGAGGCGGTGCTTCATTTCCTGCTGTGGTGTAAGGTTCTTAGAGCAAACAATCCTGAGGACCGGATGCTCCT GAGTCGGGTGCAGAAGTTGGTTGGGATAATTTTTGCCGCTGATTTCTCAGTCTGCAGGGTGCTAATTTCACCTATCTTGGGCAAACTGACCTTAGGGCAGTCAATTCTGATCGTGCTTCAGCATTTCTTTGGAAGTGTCATCGTCATTTATCTTGATGATCTCCTTAAAAAGGGATATGGGTTTCTTTCGAGTATCCCCTTGTTCAGTGCCACCGACATTTG TACAAGTATTTTCTGGAAAGCTTTTAGCCCCTGTATCATAAAGCTATACGGTGGGCAGCATGGTGATCAACATGGGGAAGCTCTCACTTCCTCCCTTATTCATCGATTCGTTGGTAATGGAAACTACAAATTGTCTTCGATGCATAAGGTGTACGGATGTCGAGACCTCCCGGAGATGGCTAGTGTGCTTTCCACGTGCGCCTTCTTTCTACTCGTCCTCAGCCTGCAAGGCTTCCATGCCATGTTGCCACTGAGATCCAGTGAGGTGCCTAGTATGCAAATGAACTATGCCATCAAGCTTTCCTACCTGTCCTTTGCACCCCTACTCTTCCAGGATGTAATGGCCATATTCCTATACATCATCTCAGAG TTGCTGTACGTGAAGTTTGGTGAAAAGAACAAGGTGGTCATTTTGCTGGGCAAATGGAAGAAATCCAGATATTTTGGGCAAGCAGTTCCAGTCAGTGGCTTAGCCTACTACGTTACTACACCACCAAC CTTGGCTGAAGTAGGAAGACACCCATTCCTCACACTGGTTTATGCGCTGTGGCAGCTTCTGGGGTGTGGCCTTACGTCATTTTCCCTTTTCAGTGCGTTGGCAGGTTGCTTGGG GAGCGACGAAATGTAA